Proteins encoded by one window of Arachis ipaensis cultivar K30076 chromosome B04, Araip1.1, whole genome shotgun sequence:
- the LOC107639610 gene encoding cationic peroxidase 1, whose amino-acid sequence MALPISKVDFLIFMCLIGLGSAQLSSNFYATKCPNALSTIKSAVNSAVAKEARMGASLLRLHFHDCFVQGCDASVLLDDTSNFTGEKTAGPNANSIRGFEVIDTIKSQVESLCPGVVSCADILAVAARDSVVALGGASWNVLLGRRDSTTASLSSANSDLPAPFFNLSGLISAFSNKGFTTKELVTLSGAHTIGQAQCTAFRTRIYNESNIDPTYAKSLQANCPSVGGDTNLSPFDVTTPNKFDNAYYINLRNKKGLLHSDQQLFNGVSTDSQVTAYSNNAATFNTDFGNAMIKMGNLSPLTGTSGQIRTNCRKTN is encoded by the exons ATGGCACTTCCAATTAGCAAAGTTGATTTCTTAATATTTATGTGTCTTATAGGATTAGGGTCAGCTCAATTGTCATCTAATTTTTATGCCACAAAATGTCCCAATGCACTTTCAACAATTAAGTCAGCAGTGAACTCTGCTGTCGCCAAAGAAGCTCGCATGGGAGCTTCCCTTCTTCGCCTTCATTTTCATGATTGCTTTGTTCAA GGATGTGATGCATCAGTGCTATTAGATGATACATCAAATTTCACAGGAGAAAAGACAGCAGGTCCAAATGCAAATTCAATAAGAGGTTTTGAAGTGATTGATACCATAAAGTCCCAAGTAGAGAGCTTGTGCCCTGGTGTTGTTTCTTGTGCTGATATTCTTGCTGTTGCTGCTAGAGACTCTGTTGTTGCT CTAGGAGGAGCAAGTTGGAATGTGTTATTGGGAAGAAGAGACTCAACCACTGCAAGTTTAAGCTCTGCTAACTCAGATTTGCCGGCTCCATTTTTTAATCTTAGTGGCCTTATCTCTGCTTTCTCCAACAAAGGTTTCACAACAAAAGAACTCGTTACTCTATCAg GAGCGCATACAATTGGGCAAGCACAATGCACAGCCTTCAGAACAAGGATTTACAATGAGAGCAACATAGATCCAACATATGCAAAATCATTGCAAGCAAATTGTCCTAGCGTAGGAGGAGATACCAATTTGTCACCATTTGATGTAACAACACCAAACAAATTTGACAATGCTTACTATATCAACTTGAGAAACAAGAAGGGTCTCTTGCATTCTGATCAACAACTCTTCAATGGTGTATCCACTGATTCCCAAGTCACTGCTTATAGCAACAATGCTGCAACTTTCAACACTGACTTTGGCAATGCAATGATTAAGATGGGAAACCTTAGTCCACTCACTGGGACTAGTGGCCAAATTAGAACCAATTGCAGGAAGAccaactaa
- the LOC107637955 gene encoding cationic peroxidase 1-like isoform X2: MSIHKLVQYFLLLFLFIGTIVSAQLSSDFYSTTCPNVLSTIKTQVDSAVNNEPRMGASLLRLHFHDCFVQGCDASVLLDDTSNFTGEKTAGPNANSIRGFEVIDTIKSQVESLCPGVVSCADILAVAARDSVVALGGPSWTVQLGRRDSTTASLSSANSDLPGAHTIGEARCVTFRQRIYNESNIDSSYATSLQANCPSVGDDSNLSPIDTTTPTTFDNAYFKNLQSQKGLFHSDQQLFNGGSTDSQVTSYGSDAQSFATDFANAMLKMGNLSPLTGTTGQIRTNCAKIN; this comes from the exons ATGTCCATTCACAAACTTGTTCAATACTTTCTCTTATTATTCTTGTTTATAGGGACAATAGTGTCAGCTCAATTGTCCTCTGATTTTTACTCAACAACATGTCCAAATGTTCTTTCCACCATTAAAACACAAGTAGACTCTGCTGTCAACAACGAACCTCGCATGGGAGCATCCCTCCTTCGTCTCCATTTCCATGATTGCTTTGTTCAA GGGTGTGATGCATCAGTACTATTAGATGATACATCAAATTTTACAGGAGAAAAGACAGCAGGTCCAAATGCAAATTCAATAAGAGGTTTTGAAGTGATTGATACCATAAAGTCCCAAGTAGAGAGCTTGTGCCCTGGTGTTGTTTCTTGTGCTGATATTCTTGCCGTTGCTGCTAGAGACTCTGTTGTTGCT CTTGGGGGGCCCAGTTGGACAGTGCAATTGGGAAGAAGAGACTCAACGACAGCAAGTTTAAGCTCTGCTAACTCAGATTTGCCAG gagCTCACACAATTGGGGAAGCAAGATGCGTGACCTTCAGACAAAGAATCTACAACGAGAGTAACATAGATTCCTCGTATGCAACGTCATTGCAAGCGAATTGTCCTAGCGTAGGTGATGATAGCAATTTGTCACCAATTGACACCACAACTCCAACAACCTTTGACAATGCTTACTTCAAGAATTTGCAGAGCCAAAAGGGTCTCTTCCACTCCGATCAACAACTCTTCAATGGAGGATCCACCGACTCTCAAGTTACCTCTTATGGCAGCGACGCGCAAAGCTTTGCCACTGATTTTGCTAACGCAATGCTTAAAATGGGCAACCTTAGCCCTCTTACTGGCACCACTGGCCAGATTAGGACCAACTGCGCAAAAATCAATTga
- the LOC107639607 gene encoding homeobox-leucine zipper protein ATHB-12-like has protein sequence MLIVKANDFMQVLLSICSLLTGPAVNMAYMMDGDDEYIQASKGKNVESFTCSEVALPQNKNAKKKKSKIENKRRFSDEQIRSLECIFESESKLEPKKKIQLARDLGLQPRQGFIWFQNRWARSLFLLMVLYRKHMDLPPEFDRSQV, from the exons ATGCTTATTGTTAAAGCTAATGATTTTATGCAGGTGCTGCTGTCAATATGTTCATTGCTAACAGGTCCTGCTGTCAATATG GCATATATGATGGATGGTGATGATGAGTATATTCAAGCATCTAAAGGGAAGAATGTTGAAAGTTTCACATGTTCAGAAGTAGCACTACCACAGAACAAAAATGCtaagaagaaaaagagtaagataGAGAACAAGAGAAGGTTCAGTGATGAGCAAATTAGATCACTTGAGTGCATATTTGAGTCAGAGTCCAAGCTTGAGCCAAAGAAGAAGATTCAGCTAGCAAGAGATCTTGGATTGCAGCCAAGGCAAGGTTTTATATGGTTTCAGAACAGATGGGCAAG ATCACTTTTCCTTTTAATGGTCCTTTATAGAAAGCATATGGACTTGCCTCCTGAATTTGACAGATCACAAGTTTAG
- the LOC107637955 gene encoding cationic peroxidase 1-like isoform X1: MSIHKLVQYFLLLFLFIGTIVSAQLSSDFYSTTCPNVLSTIKTQVDSAVNNEPRMGASLLRLHFHDCFVQGCDASVLLDDTSNFTGEKTAGPNANSIRGFEVIDTIKSQVESLCPGVVSCADILAVAARDSVVALGGPSWTVQLGRRDSTTASLSSANSDLPGFSFDLSQLITAFSNKGFTTQEMVALSGAHTIGEARCVTFRQRIYNESNIDSSYATSLQANCPSVGDDSNLSPIDTTTPTTFDNAYFKNLQSQKGLFHSDQQLFNGGSTDSQVTSYGSDAQSFATDFANAMLKMGNLSPLTGTTGQIRTNCAKIN; the protein is encoded by the exons ATGTCCATTCACAAACTTGTTCAATACTTTCTCTTATTATTCTTGTTTATAGGGACAATAGTGTCAGCTCAATTGTCCTCTGATTTTTACTCAACAACATGTCCAAATGTTCTTTCCACCATTAAAACACAAGTAGACTCTGCTGTCAACAACGAACCTCGCATGGGAGCATCCCTCCTTCGTCTCCATTTCCATGATTGCTTTGTTCAA GGGTGTGATGCATCAGTACTATTAGATGATACATCAAATTTTACAGGAGAAAAGACAGCAGGTCCAAATGCAAATTCAATAAGAGGTTTTGAAGTGATTGATACCATAAAGTCCCAAGTAGAGAGCTTGTGCCCTGGTGTTGTTTCTTGTGCTGATATTCTTGCCGTTGCTGCTAGAGACTCTGTTGTTGCT CTTGGGGGGCCCAGTTGGACAGTGCAATTGGGAAGAAGAGACTCAACGACAGCAAGTTTAAGCTCTGCTAACTCAGATTTGCCAGGTTTCTCGTTCGATCTAAGTCAACTTATTACTGCTTTCTCCAATAAAGGTTTCACAACCCAAGAAATGGTTGCTTTATCAG gagCTCACACAATTGGGGAAGCAAGATGCGTGACCTTCAGACAAAGAATCTACAACGAGAGTAACATAGATTCCTCGTATGCAACGTCATTGCAAGCGAATTGTCCTAGCGTAGGTGATGATAGCAATTTGTCACCAATTGACACCACAACTCCAACAACCTTTGACAATGCTTACTTCAAGAATTTGCAGAGCCAAAAGGGTCTCTTCCACTCCGATCAACAACTCTTCAATGGAGGATCCACCGACTCTCAAGTTACCTCTTATGGCAGCGACGCGCAAAGCTTTGCCACTGATTTTGCTAACGCAATGCTTAAAATGGGCAACCTTAGCCCTCTTACTGGCACCACTGGCCAGATTAGGACCAACTGCGCAAAAATCAATTga